A window of the Polaribacter batillariae genome harbors these coding sequences:
- the rpoN gene encoding RNA polymerase factor sigma-54, whose amino-acid sequence MLKQSLNYKLLQKLSPQQIQLMKLIQLPTQAFEERLKQEIEENPALDTGKDELDSIDDDLSNEFDDDTGNEKIEAEDINIDEYLSDDEVPNYKTQANNYSADDEEKNVPYAAGTSFHQSLKNQLNTFRLDEEEKAIAEFLVGSIDDSGYIRREIIDLVDDLAFTANIFTTEEKVISVLKKAVHTLDPIGVGARDLKECLIIQLKAKEPNKNRNLAIEILETAFDHFVKKHYKKLQEKFNISEEELKEINLEISKLNPKPGSSYAGNNKIAEQIVPDFSIKIVDGELDLTLNSRNAPELHVSREYNNMLKGYQESNVKTKSQKDAVFFIKQKLDAAKWFIDAIKQRQQTLLVTMNTIMHYQYEYFLTGDERKLKPMILKDIADKINMDVSTVSRVANSKYVSTPYGTKLIKEFFSESMKNDQGEDVSTREIKKILETVISEENKKKPLTDEKLATILKEKGYPIARRTVAKYREQLDLPVARLRKEI is encoded by the coding sequence ATGCTAAAACAAAGTTTAAATTATAAACTCTTACAAAAATTATCTCCTCAACAAATTCAGTTGATGAAGTTAATTCAATTGCCAACACAAGCTTTTGAAGAACGTTTAAAACAAGAGATTGAAGAAAACCCTGCCTTAGATACAGGAAAAGACGAATTAGACTCTATAGACGACGATTTATCGAATGAGTTTGATGATGACACTGGAAACGAAAAAATTGAAGCAGAAGATATAAATATTGATGAATATTTAAGCGACGATGAAGTTCCGAACTATAAAACTCAGGCAAATAATTATTCTGCAGATGACGAAGAAAAAAACGTACCCTATGCTGCAGGAACCAGTTTTCATCAATCTTTAAAAAATCAATTAAATACCTTTCGTTTAGACGAAGAAGAAAAAGCTATTGCCGAATTTTTGGTGGGTAGTATAGACGATAGTGGCTACATTCGAAGAGAAATTATAGATCTTGTAGATGATTTAGCATTTACAGCAAATATTTTTACAACCGAAGAAAAAGTAATTTCTGTTCTAAAAAAAGCAGTGCATACTTTAGACCCTATTGGAGTGGGTGCTCGTGATTTAAAAGAGTGTTTAATCATTCAATTAAAAGCAAAAGAGCCAAATAAAAATAGAAATTTGGCCATCGAAATTTTAGAAACTGCCTTCGATCATTTTGTAAAAAAACATTATAAAAAACTGCAAGAAAAGTTCAATATTTCTGAAGAAGAATTGAAAGAAATTAACTTAGAAATTTCTAAATTAAACCCAAAACCTGGTAGTTCTTATGCTGGAAACAATAAAATTGCAGAACAAATTGTACCCGATTTTTCTATTAAAATTGTCGATGGAGAATTAGACTTAACATTAAACTCTAGAAACGCTCCAGAGTTGCATGTTTCTAGAGAATACAACAACATGTTAAAAGGATACCAAGAATCGAATGTGAAAACAAAATCACAAAAAGATGCAGTTTTCTTTATCAAACAAAAGTTAGACGCGGCAAAGTGGTTTATAGACGCTATAAAACAGCGCCAGCAAACACTATTGGTAACCATGAACACCATTATGCATTACCAATACGAATATTTTTTAACGGGTGATGAGCGAAAGCTAAAACCCATGATTTTAAAAGATATTGCCGATAAAATTAATATGGATGTTTCTACGGTTTCTAGAGTAGCAAACAGCAAATACGTATCTACACCTTATGGAACCAAACTTATTAAAGAATTCTTTTCTGAATCGATGAAGAACGACCAAGGTGAAGATGTTTCTACAAGAGAAATTAAAAAGATTTTAGAAACTGTAATTTCGGAAGAGAATAAGAAAAAACCACTTACAGACGAGAAATTAGCCACAATTTTAAAAGAAAAAGGATATCCTATTGCCAGAAGAACTGTTGCAAAATACAGAGAACAGTTAGATTTACCTGTGGCTCGTTTGCGTAAAGAAATTTAG
- a CDS encoding porin family protein encodes MKHISFTFFLLFCTINLQAQKDSLQLGDRYAEDQIYASISYSQLNDQPTLIPKSSFSYSLSTGFIKDFILNKSGSISFAAGIGYGYDFFNHELKVEEINGNTSFSRDNTINSNFYKSHNIEFPLEFRWRTSTANKYSFWRIYTGIKFLYNASNSFQFEAANNKQFKYNNVAAYNKLQYGLTISAGYDEFNVNVFYGLSPVFKNAFINGESVNTKVLKFGLIFYLL; translated from the coding sequence ATGAAACATATTTCATTTACTTTTTTTTTACTTTTTTGTACAATTAATTTACAGGCGCAAAAAGATTCTTTACAACTAGGAGATAGATATGCAGAAGATCAAATTTATGCGTCTATATCTTATAGCCAACTAAACGACCAACCGACTTTAATTCCTAAAAGTAGTTTTTCTTACTCTTTATCTACAGGATTTATAAAAGATTTTATTTTAAATAAAAGCGGAAGCATTTCTTTTGCGGCAGGTATTGGGTATGGGTATGATTTTTTTAACCATGAATTAAAAGTTGAAGAAATTAATGGTAACACATCGTTTTCTAGAGATAATACAATTAACTCTAACTTCTATAAATCGCATAATATTGAGTTTCCTTTAGAGTTTCGATGGCGAACTTCTACTGCAAATAAGTATAGTTTTTGGAGAATTTACACAGGAATTAAGTTTTTATACAATGCATCTAATAGTTTTCAGTTTGAAGCTGCAAACAACAAACAATTTAAATATAATAATGTTGCTGCTTATAATAAATTACAATACGGCTTAACGATTTCTGCAGGTTATGATGAGTTTAATGTAAATGTATTTTACGGTTTATCTCCAGTTTTTAAAAATGCTTTTATAAATGGAGAAAGTGTAAATACGAAAGTATTAAAATTCGGTTTAATTTTTTATCTTTTATAA
- a CDS encoding ExbD/TolR family protein — protein sequence MSKFRKKKKGMPAVNTASLPDIVFMLLFFFMVTTTMRETELLVENPRLPSATEVKKLEHKSLVSTIYVGKSKDPKYGTSYNKIQLNDKIATADDVPAFIINERTKVPENQQPFMTTSIKADRESNVGTITDIRLKLRDVNALKISYSASKGDNN from the coding sequence ATGTCTAAATTTAGAAAAAAGAAAAAAGGAATGCCAGCAGTAAATACTGCTTCTTTGCCAGACATTGTTTTTATGTTGTTATTTTTCTTTATGGTTACAACAACTATGAGAGAAACCGAATTGCTGGTAGAAAATCCTAGATTACCTTCAGCAACAGAGGTTAAAAAATTAGAACATAAAAGTTTGGTAAGTACAATTTATGTAGGTAAATCAAAAGATCCTAAATATGGTACAAGTTATAATAAGATTCAGTTAAATGATAAAATAGCTACTGCAGACGATGTGCCAGCTTTTATTATTAACGAAAGAACTAAGGTTCCAGAAAATCAGCAGCCTTTTATGACAACGTCTATTAAAGCAGATAGAGAATCTAATGTAGGTACAATTACAGATATTAGACTAAAGTTAAGAGATGTAAATGCTCTTAAAATTAGTTATTCTGCTTCAAAAGGAGATAATAATTAA
- a CDS encoding ExbD/TolR family protein: protein MARRENPEINAGSMADIAFLLLIFFLVTTTMNVDSGISKKLSEKPPADYVPPKIKEKNIFEVNLNFKNELQVEGERMEIKDLKDAAKAFIDNGGGVGKVEDGVGTGPCDYCRGKRSETSSDHPNKAVISVLSDRGTEYGVYLKVQNELLRAYSELRNRLSKERYGVSFDELEEAYKDDRDNADLKKKVEDIKNAYPQIISDAEPTSLGN, encoded by the coding sequence ATGGCAAGAAGAGAGAATCCAGAAATTAATGCAGGTTCTATGGCAGATATTGCCTTCTTGCTACTAATTTTCTTTTTAGTAACAACAACCATGAATGTAGATTCTGGTATTTCTAAAAAGTTATCAGAAAAACCACCAGCAGATTACGTGCCACCTAAAATTAAAGAGAAGAATATTTTTGAAGTAAATTTAAACTTTAAAAACGAGCTTCAGGTAGAAGGTGAAAGAATGGAAATTAAAGATCTTAAAGATGCTGCAAAGGCATTTATAGATAATGGTGGAGGTGTAGGTAAAGTAGAAGATGGGGTAGGAACAGGACCTTGTGATTATTGTAGAGGAAAAAGAAGCGAAACATCCTCAGACCATCCTAATAAGGCAGTTATTTCTGTTCTTAGTGATAGAGGTACAGAGTATGGAGTTTATTTAAAAGTTCAAAACGAACTCTTAAGAGCCTACTCAGAATTGCGTAATAGATTGTCTAAAGAGCGTTATGGAGTTTCTTTTGATGAGTTAGAAGAGGCTTATAAAGATGATAGAGATAACGCCGATTTAAAAAAGAAAGTAGAAGATATTAAAAATGCATATCCTCAAATTATTTCGGATGCAGAACCAACATCTTTAGGAAACTAA
- a CDS encoding MotA/TolQ/ExbB proton channel family protein, which yields MKKVVNVLSVTGFMFFGAIQSTFAQEAATESKTFHQELKQRFIEGGPEFMGIVLVALILGLAIAIERIIYLNMATTNTKKLVANVDEALSSGGVEAAKEVCRNSKGPVASIFYQGLDRVDEGVEAAEKAVVSYGGVQMGLLEKNVSWLSLFIALAPMLGFMGTVIGMIGAFDAIAVANDISPGVVAVGIKVALLTTVFGLIVAIILQIFYNYIVSKIDSIVNNMEDASIQLIDLLVKYKK from the coding sequence ATGAAAAAAGTAGTAAATGTTCTATCCGTAACAGGATTCATGTTTTTTGGAGCTATTCAATCAACTTTCGCGCAAGAAGCAGCAACAGAATCAAAAACTTTTCACCAAGAATTAAAACAACGTTTTATTGAAGGTGGCCCAGAATTTATGGGAATTGTATTGGTCGCTTTAATATTAGGTTTGGCCATTGCAATTGAAAGAATTATTTATTTAAACATGGCAACTACAAATACTAAAAAATTAGTAGCAAATGTAGATGAAGCCTTAAGTTCTGGTGGTGTAGAAGCTGCAAAAGAAGTTTGTAGAAATTCAAAAGGGCCAGTTGCGTCTATCTTTTACCAAGGTTTAGATCGAGTAGATGAAGGCGTAGAAGCAGCTGAAAAAGCAGTAGTTTCCTATGGAGGAGTTCAAATGGGGCTTTTAGAGAAAAACGTTTCTTGGTTGTCTTTATTTATTGCTTTAGCACCAATGCTTGGGTTCATGGGAACTGTAATTGGTATGATTGGAGCGTTTGATGCAATTGCTGTAGCAAATGATATTTCTCCAGGGGTTGTAGCAGTAGGTATTAAAGTAGCCTTATTAACAACAGTATTTGGACTTATTGTAGCCATTATTTTACAGATTTTTTATAATTACATCGTTTCTAAAATCGATAGTATTGTAAATAATATGGAAGATGCTTCTATCCAATTAATTGATTTGTTAGTAAAGTATAAAAAATAA
- a CDS encoding asparaginase, with protein MTNKPNILIIYTGGTIGMIKDYTTNALKAFDFSQIVEKIPELQQLNCNIKSISFEEVIDSSNMNTQYYVNIVEIIEENYTKFDGFVILTGSDTMSYISSAISFMLENLQKPIIFTGSQLPIGDLRTDAKENLITSIEIASTRKNNNPIISEVCLYFEYKLYRANRTTKISAEQFEAFASMNYPPLAESGVHLNFNEHLIQQPQKKEEKLIIRKKLVTDVVILKLFPGITKEVVASILNIKNLKGVVIETYGSGNAPNKNWFLKLLKNAILKGVKIVNVTQCAGGSVIQGHYDTSVSLKEIGIISGRDITTESAIAKLMYLLNEELSQEEFKHYFEKSLRGEITNK; from the coding sequence ATGACAAACAAACCCAACATACTCATTATATATACAGGTGGAACCATTGGTATGATTAAAGACTATACAACAAACGCCTTAAAAGCCTTTGATTTTAGTCAAATTGTAGAAAAAATACCAGAATTACAGCAGTTAAATTGTAATATTAAAAGTATTTCTTTCGAAGAAGTAATCGATTCTTCAAACATGAACACACAATATTATGTAAATATTGTAGAAATTATTGAAGAAAATTATACAAAATTCGATGGTTTTGTAATTCTTACAGGGTCAGATACCATGTCTTATATATCGTCTGCAATAAGTTTTATGTTAGAAAATTTACAAAAACCCATTATTTTTACAGGCTCTCAATTGCCAATTGGCGATTTAAGAACAGATGCCAAAGAGAATTTAATTACCTCTATAGAAATTGCCTCTACAAGAAAAAATAACAACCCCATAATTTCTGAAGTTTGCCTGTATTTCGAGTACAAATTATACAGAGCCAATAGAACCACCAAAATTAGTGCAGAACAATTCGAGGCATTTGCCTCTATGAATTATCCGCCCTTGGCAGAAAGTGGAGTGCATTTAAACTTTAACGAGCATCTAATTCAACAACCCCAAAAAAAAGAAGAAAAATTAATTATTAGAAAGAAACTAGTAACAGATGTTGTTATTTTAAAGTTGTTTCCAGGAATTACAAAAGAAGTTGTAGCAAGTATTTTAAATATTAAAAATTTAAAAGGAGTAGTTATCGAAACCTATGGCTCTGGCAATGCCCCTAATAAAAACTGGTTTTTAAAATTATTAAAAAACGCGATATTAAAAGGCGTTAAAATAGTAAATGTTACCCAATGTGCTGGCGGAAGTGTAATTCAAGGCCATTATGATACCAGTGTTTCTTTAAAAGAAATAGGAATAATTAGTGGAAGAGACATAACTACAGAATCTGCCATTGCAAAACTAATGTATTTGTTAAACGAAGAATTGTCTCAAGAAGAATTTAAACATTATTTCGAGAAGTCTTTGCGAGGAGAAATTACAAACAAGTAG
- a CDS encoding zinc metallopeptidase, which yields MMGLYILIGAISLVSWLVSNQLKSKFKKYSKIQLRNGMSGAEIASKMLADNGIFDVKVISTPGRLTDHYNPKDKTVNLSEAVYNQRNAVAAAVAAHEVGHAVQHAKAYSYLTMRSQLVPIVSITSKFSQWLVIGGLILGAASGKVGVGFYIAIAGLVFMGLATLFSFITLPVEYDASNRALAWLQNKNMVTREEYAGSKDALKWAARTYLVAALGSLAMLLYWGLQVLGNRD from the coding sequence ATGATGGGACTTTATATTTTAATTGGTGCAATCTCTTTGGTAAGTTGGCTGGTTAGCAATCAACTGAAAAGTAAGTTTAAAAAATATTCTAAAATTCAGTTAAGAAACGGAATGAGTGGTGCAGAAATTGCTTCAAAAATGCTCGCAGATAATGGTATTTTTGATGTAAAAGTAATTTCTACGCCTGGTAGATTAACAGATCATTACAATCCGAAAGACAAAACCGTTAATTTAAGTGAAGCTGTTTACAACCAAAGAAATGCAGTTGCAGCTGCAGTTGCAGCACACGAAGTGGGGCATGCTGTGCAACATGCCAAAGCCTACAGCTATTTAACAATGCGTTCTCAATTGGTGCCAATTGTTAGCATTACTTCTAAATTTTCGCAGTGGTTGGTAATTGGTGGTTTAATTTTAGGCGCTGCTTCTGGTAAAGTTGGAGTAGGTTTTTACATTGCTATTGCTGGTTTGGTTTTTATGGGGCTTGCAACACTTTTTAGTTTTATAACTTTGCCTGTAGAGTATGATGCTAGTAACAGAGCTTTGGCTTGGTTACAAAACAAAAATATGGTAACAAGAGAAGAATATGCTGGTTCTAAAGATGCGCTTAAATGGGCTGCTAGAACTTATTTAGTTGCTGCCTTGGGTTCTTTAGCAATGCTTTTGTATTGGGGGTTGCAAGTTTTAGGAAACAGAGACTAG
- a CDS encoding SCO family protein — MDFKFFRKSLPTLIFLVVFSAIAIPVFYHLLKVDKKLKIYNPADVNPQLVDETMLHVQKNHKIADFRLINQNGETITNKNYTNKIYIADFFFTRCKTICIAMAYNMSELQEYYKNDDDIMFLSHSVTPVMDSVSVLKKYAENKGVIDGKWNVTTGAKKHIYELARKSYFAVLDEGDGGENDFIHTEQFILVDKERRIRGYYDGTEKEDMEKLKKDIVLLKKEYTN; from the coding sequence ATGGATTTTAAGTTTTTTAGAAAATCATTACCAACACTTATTTTCTTAGTGGTTTTTTCTGCGATTGCCATTCCTGTTTTTTATCATTTATTAAAAGTCGATAAAAAATTAAAAATCTACAATCCAGCAGACGTAAATCCGCAATTGGTAGATGAAACGATGTTGCATGTGCAAAAAAATCATAAAATAGCAGATTTTAGGTTGATAAATCAGAATGGAGAAACCATTACAAACAAAAATTACACAAACAAAATTTATATTGCCGATTTCTTTTTTACAAGATGTAAAACCATTTGTATTGCAATGGCTTACAATATGAGTGAGTTGCAAGAGTACTATAAAAATGATGATGATATTATGTTTCTCTCACATTCTGTAACTCCTGTGATGGATAGCGTTTCGGTTTTAAAAAAATATGCAGAAAACAAAGGAGTAATTGATGGAAAATGGAACGTAACTACAGGTGCTAAAAAACACATTTACGAATTGGCAAGAAAAAGTTATTTTGCTGTTTTAGACGAAGGTGATGGAGGAGAAAACGATTTTATTCATACAGAACAATTTATTTTGGTAGATAAAGAAAGAAGAATTCGTGGTTATTACGATGGTACCGAAAAAGAAGATATGGAAAAGTTAAAGAAAGATATTGTTTTATTAAAGAAAGAATACACGAATTAG
- the rseP gene encoding RIP metalloprotease RseP yields the protein MEILIKASQFILSLSLLIVLHELGHFIPAKLFKTRVEKFYLFFDYKFSLFKKKIGETVYGIGWIPLGGYVKISGMIDESMDTEQMALPPKPWEFRSKPAWQRLIIMLGGVFVNFVLGVFIYICLMWAYGERYLPNENVKDGIWVENELAENLGLQTGDKILTVDGQKVKKFNGLSLEFINGNKYEIERNGQVLEQQIPEDFISQLMDRGKDAGAFLYPRLPFVISNVSENSPNINADLKKRDIVTAINGKVIKYFDEAQTELNKNKNKDITITIKRGNETKEIPVKVTEEGKLGVALGQLPYTDLEKLGYYELADIEYSFTEAIPAGLKKSWKTLTDYMKQLKKIFNPSTGAYKGLGGFISIGSIFPAEWSAQSFWEITAFLSIMLGFMNLLPIPALDGGHVVFTLWEMITGKKPGDKFLEYAQVVGFVLLIALLLFANGNDIFRLFK from the coding sequence ATGGAAATATTAATAAAAGCATCTCAATTTATTTTAAGTTTATCTTTGTTGATTGTTTTGCACGAATTGGGGCATTTTATCCCTGCAAAATTGTTTAAAACGAGGGTAGAAAAGTTTTATTTATTCTTCGATTACAAATTCTCTCTTTTTAAGAAAAAAATAGGCGAAACTGTTTATGGTATTGGTTGGATTCCTTTAGGAGGTTATGTAAAAATCTCGGGAATGATAGACGAAAGTATGGACACAGAGCAAATGGCTTTGCCTCCAAAACCTTGGGAGTTTCGTTCGAAACCAGCTTGGCAACGTTTAATTATTATGCTGGGTGGGGTTTTTGTGAATTTTGTGTTAGGAGTTTTTATTTACATCTGTTTAATGTGGGCTTATGGAGAAAGATATTTGCCAAATGAGAATGTAAAAGATGGTATTTGGGTAGAAAATGAACTGGCAGAAAACTTAGGATTGCAAACTGGAGATAAAATTTTAACTGTTGATGGACAAAAAGTAAAGAAATTTAATGGTTTGTCTCTAGAATTTATCAACGGTAATAAATATGAAATTGAAAGAAATGGGCAAGTTTTAGAGCAGCAAATTCCAGAAGATTTTATTTCTCAGTTAATGGATAGGGGAAAAGACGCTGGAGCTTTTTTATACCCAAGACTTCCTTTTGTTATTAGTAATGTTTCTGAAAATTCTCCTAATATAAATGCCGATTTAAAAAAGAGAGATATTGTTACTGCTATTAATGGAAAAGTTATAAAGTATTTTGATGAAGCTCAAACCGAACTAAATAAAAACAAAAATAAAGATATTACTATTACTATAAAAAGGGGAAATGAAACTAAAGAAATTCCTGTTAAAGTAACAGAAGAAGGTAAGCTAGGTGTTGCTTTAGGACAATTACCTTACACAGATTTAGAAAAATTAGGTTATTACGAATTAGCAGATATAGAGTACTCTTTTACAGAAGCGATTCCTGCTGGTTTAAAGAAATCTTGGAAAACGCTTACAGATTATATGAAGCAATTGAAAAAGATTTTTAATCCAAGTACAGGTGCTTACAAAGGTTTGGGTGGTTTTATTTCTATTGGAAGTATTTTTCCTGCAGAATGGAGTGCACAATCTTTCTGGGAAATTACCGCATTTTTATCAATTATGTTAGGGTTTATGAACCTTTTACCAATACCGGCTTTAGATGGAGGGCATGTAGTTTTTACCCTTTGGGAAATGATTACTGGAAAAAAACCTGGAGATAAATTTTTAGAATATGCGCAAGTAGTTGGCTTTGTCTTGTTAATAGCGTTGTTGCTTTTTGCAAATGGAAACGATATTTTTAGACTCTTTAAGTAA
- a CDS encoding cupin-like domain-containing protein, with amino-acid sequence MSLNLSQIDRVKTITKEDFIKNYFKPQKPVVIEQFIEDWPAYKKWSLDYMKEVAGDKVVPLYDDRPVDFKDGFNEPHAKMKMSEYVDLLKSKPTKFRIFLWNILKEVPSLQKDFKYPDFGLRLMKGLPMLFFGGTDSYTFMHYDIDLANIFHFHFEGKKEIILFDQDQNDYLYKIPHSLITREDIDFSNPNFNKWPALKKAKGYKTNLEHGQILYMPEGYWHYMRYITPGFSMSLRAIARKPKNLSKAIYNVFVMRTIDNIMRKIKGQKWIDWKNEQAVINTNRYNNL; translated from the coding sequence ATGAGTTTAAACTTATCTCAAATAGATCGAGTAAAAACAATTACGAAGGAAGATTTTATTAAAAATTATTTTAAGCCACAGAAACCTGTAGTTATAGAGCAATTTATAGAAGATTGGCCAGCATATAAAAAATGGAGTTTAGACTACATGAAAGAAGTTGCTGGTGATAAGGTTGTACCTTTGTATGATGATAGACCAGTAGATTTTAAAGATGGTTTTAACGAACCACATGCAAAAATGAAAATGAGCGAATATGTAGATTTGCTAAAAAGTAAGCCTACAAAATTTAGAATATTTCTTTGGAATATTTTAAAGGAAGTTCCTTCCCTGCAAAAAGATTTTAAATACCCAGATTTTGGTTTGCGTTTAATGAAAGGTTTGCCTATGTTATTTTTTGGAGGAACAGATTCTTACACGTTTATGCATTACGATATTGATTTAGCAAATATTTTTCATTTTCATTTCGAAGGAAAAAAAGAAATTATTTTGTTTGACCAAGATCAGAATGATTATTTATATAAAATTCCACATTCTTTAATCACAAGAGAAGATATCGATTTTTCGAATCCAAATTTTAATAAATGGCCAGCTTTAAAAAAAGCAAAAGGCTATAAAACAAACCTAGAACATGGGCAAATTTTATATATGCCAGAAGGCTATTGGCATTATATGAGATATATTACACCTGGGTTTTCTATGAGTTTAAGAGCCATTGCAAGAAAACCTAAAAACCTATCGAAAGCAATTTACAATGTTTTTGTAATGCGAACAATCGACAATATTATGCGTAAAATTAAAGGGCAAAAATGGATTGATTGGAAAAACGAACAAGCCGTTATTAACACAAATAGGTATAATAACTTATAA
- the bioB gene encoding biotin synthase BioB, whose protein sequence is MSEVRHNWTKEEILEIYNKPMMELLYEAATIHRKQHDPNVVQVSTLLSIKTGGCSEDCGYCPQAARYHTNIEGNDLMSINQVKAQALRAKQAGSSRVCMGAAWRNVKDGPEFDQVLEMVRTINKLDMEVCCTLGMVTENQAQRLAEAGLYAYNHNLDSSEEYYKEVISTRGYQDRLDTIDNVRKTNVTVCSGGIIGMGESVEDRAGMLVALSTLNPQPESTPINALVAVEGTPLEDEKPVEIWDMIRMVATTRIVLPETQVRLSAGRTQMSREGQAMCFFAGANSIFAGDKLLTTPNPDVNEDMKMFKLLGLNPQKPFTKKVQPQSVAAKDSKFKALGEKPKWTRPEHKIDRNEAAKQKGKAVKA, encoded by the coding sequence ATGAGTGAAGTTAGACACAATTGGACCAAAGAAGAAATATTAGAAATTTACAACAAACCAATGATGGAGTTGTTGTACGAAGCTGCAACAATTCATAGAAAACAACACGACCCAAACGTGGTTCAGGTTTCTACTTTATTGTCTATAAAAACAGGTGGCTGTTCAGAAGACTGTGGTTATTGCCCGCAAGCAGCAAGGTATCATACCAATATAGAGGGTAACGATTTAATGAGTATAAACCAAGTAAAAGCACAAGCTTTGCGTGCAAAACAAGCTGGAAGTTCTCGTGTTTGTATGGGAGCCGCGTGGCGAAACGTAAAAGATGGCCCAGAGTTCGACCAAGTTTTAGAAATGGTTAGAACCATTAACAAACTCGATATGGAAGTTTGTTGTACGCTAGGTATGGTTACCGAAAACCAAGCACAACGTTTAGCAGAAGCTGGGTTATATGCGTATAACCATAATTTAGACTCTTCTGAAGAATACTACAAAGAAGTAATTTCTACAAGAGGCTACCAAGATCGTTTAGATACGATCGATAATGTTCGTAAAACAAATGTAACCGTTTGTTCTGGAGGTATTATTGGAATGGGAGAATCTGTAGAAGACAGAGCAGGAATGTTGGTGGCTTTATCTACCTTAAATCCGCAACCAGAATCTACCCCAATAAATGCTTTAGTAGCTGTTGAAGGAACCCCTTTAGAAGACGAAAAACCTGTTGAAATTTGGGACATGATTCGTATGGTCGCAACCACAAGAATTGTATTGCCAGAAACACAAGTTCGTTTGTCTGCAGGAAGAACACAAATGAGTAGAGAAGGGCAAGCCATGTGCTTTTTTGCAGGAGCAAATTCAATTTTTGCAGGAGATAAATTGTTAACAACTCCAAACCCAGATGTAAATGAAGACATGAAAATGTTTAAATTATTAGGGTTAAATCCGCAAAAACCATTCACTAAAAAAGTGCAACCACAATCTGTAGCAGCAAAAGATTCTAAATTTAAAGCATTAGGTGAAAAACCAAAATGGACCAGACCAGAACATAAAATCGATAGAAATGAAGCTGCAAAACAAAAAGGAAAAGCAGTAAAAGCATAG